CATCGATTGCCTCAAGCATCTCAAGGAAATTCTTGATTCGCTGGATCAATGGGAGGCAGAAATCCAGCTCGAAAAGGAAATGAGTAAGAAAATCGATGAGAGTCTTGGAGTTTAAGAGAAATTCTTTCAAGTGATCGTTTACCGTGTCCTCTTCTCAGTAAAATAATCACAATAACGATTGATTGGACAAATCGAACACTTTGGATTTCTTGGTGTGCAAATTTTCTTGCCAAACGCGATGAAGACGGTATTGATGAATTTCCAAAGATCTCTTGGAACGACTCTTGTCAGTTCAATTTCCGTTTCCTCAGGCGTCTTCGTGCTGACAAGCCCGATTCTATTCGATATCCTGTGAACATGAACATCGACTGGGATCGCATCCTGATCAAATCCATAGACGAGAACACAGTTGGCCGTTTTTCTGCCAACTAAAGGCAGTGCGAGGAGCTTGTCCATCTCATTTGGAACGCGATCGTTGTAATCCTGGTGTATAATCCTTGCAATTTCCTTGATCGCCTTTGATTTCGCTTTGGGAAAACCTGCAGGGCGTATCAATTCCATGAGATCATCTAATGGCGCTGCTGCGAGCTCCGCTGCATTCTTGTATTTTGAAAAAAGGCGTTGCGATGCGATGTAAGTATTCTCATCCTTTGTTCTTTGAGAGAGAACCGTTGAAATGAGAACCCGAAAAGGGTCACTTCCACTAGTGGGTTTGTTATCTTTCGTTCCGCCAGGAAATGCTCCGATAGGAAAATGATCAACGAGCGTGATCAAGATCTCTCTTACGGGTTTCATGAGAATCCCACCAGACCTTTGCTTCGCCAATCGTGTAGAGCGAGCCAGTGACGAAGATCGTGTCGTTGTTTGAGGCTATCCTCAACGCTCTTTCAACCGCATCGCCGACACTTTCAAC
This region of Methanomassiliicoccales archaeon genomic DNA includes:
- a CDS encoding endonuclease III, whose amino-acid sequence is MKPVREILITLVDHFPIGAFPGGTKDNKPTSGSDPFRVLISTVLSQRTKDENTYIASQRLFSKYKNAAELAAAPLDDLMELIRPAGFPKAKSKAIKEIARIIHQDYNDRVPNEMDKLLALPLVGRKTANCVLVYGFDQDAIPVDVHVHRISNRIGLVSTKTPEETEIELTRVVPRDLWKFINTVFIAFGKKICTPRNPKCSICPINRYCDYFTEKRTR